In Halichondria panicea chromosome 13, odHalPani1.1, whole genome shotgun sequence, one genomic interval encodes:
- the LOC135346507 gene encoding tyrosine kinase receptor Cad96Ca-like, whose amino-acid sequence MADAGSRYMQQSKDIQRLQPYILKGVVSTGKHLGHGAFGSVIEMRMIGGAFCAGKRIHDALISPQNEGVQKMIEKFVAECELMSKMRHPNIVNFYGLAFLDDSSTPILVMEQLDRSLEDYLERSQMKDLPFSIRVSILYDVGKGLVFLHSYQPPIIHRDLTARNILLTTTKQARIADLGNSRIIDTEKITRTLSQTPGTLLYMPPEALEFKPKYGASLDMFSFGHVALFVLTHVFPTHLLPATYPDGNGKLLARTEVERRSLYFETLEANELIPSHLVDIVKACLDNNPQDRPSSNEMAEVLENLLEESVEYKKVMEKMRGFQMSDEMDAPHQPSTVAQRKASNLMTRVTGGNPFLLEMKIAHGGFRRKTIVWKNFMFELVNGQFLKYYTKLNDKKHQVLKLEQVTQVAAVRGKPKFHFTVSTEQKGEYYLRAATEEERDCWVQALCDGAGLHSEPPPDTPPQPPDAYDYVDMASVRSQKKAWKEKRDEYQGLQTRDAPVEPQGPVYDIPQPPRTEYSQFKPRINEPTAEDQYEEINTTSKLRSRPGSTDLSDFTPDQLTLLVDLLQRVADNGQYGVPIPVSPRRRAQPELADLYDDTVVVKAPRKKGNVYAHADSNDFYESIVDDYDEPAVPVKPLPPPKPSTLKKSKQKQGKPSVLGLPYTPSPSTGDTKRNTIQSILSQSASKGSAVSMLVPDEECAYDVIGSQGAHRRPNWARAKTTTTPDVEVSKFQDLKALYIPRNHLYNMDFIAEGEFGDVFCGKLQNLTGEMIDVAVKSLKRCEDEKESKNFEMEMAASADPSMKHPNIVRVYGIVKIENWIVMEYMPLGDLKTFLMKNTRPVRKLVKYMLDVALGMLFLSEKGLVHRDLAARNVLMGTPGEICKVSDFGLLRRLPDDEEYYVQTTYAKCPVRWMAPESLTDKKFSYASDVWSYGIFAWEIFNPHAVPFEEYSNIQVAAKVSSTLTPIIPSNCPEDIARLMKSCWRKEPAKRPSFLLLVKALTEMNFTIGLI is encoded by the exons ATGGCCGATGCTGGTAGCCGCTACATGCAACAGTCCAAGGACATCCAAAGACTGCAGCCTTACATCTTGAAAGGAGTTGTATCAACTGGTAAACATCTCGGCCATGGTGCATTCGGATCTGTCATAGAGATGAGGATGATAGGAGGAGCTTTTTGTGCGGGGAAAAGGATACATGATGCTTTGATAAGCCCTCAAAATGAAGGAGTACaaaaaatgattgaaaaaTTTGTGGCGGAATGTGAGCTCATGTCCAAGATGCGCCATCCAAATATTGTCAACTTCTATGGCCTAGCTTTCCTTGATGATAGCTCCACCCCGATCCTTGTCATGGAGCAGCTTGACAGGAGTCTGGAAGATTACTTGGAGAGATCACAAATGAAAGATCTCCCATTTTCGATTCGAGTCTCAATTCTCTACGATGTCGGCAAAGGGCTCGTCTTTTTGCACTCCTATCAACCACCCATCATacatcgtgacctcactgcaCGAAACATTCTCCTCACTACAACCAAGCAAGCAAGGATCGCAGATCTTGGCAACTCTCGCATCATCGACACCGAAAAAATTACCAGGACTCTCAGTCAAACTCCTGGTACTCTGCTTTACATGCCACCCGAGGCTCTCGAGTTTAAACCAAAGTACGGTGCAAGTCTGGACATGTTCTCTTTTGGACATGTCGCCCTCTTTGTGTTAACTCATGTCTTCCCAACACACCTCCTCCCTGCTACGTACCCAGACGGCAATGGAAAGTTGCTAGCACGAACTGAGGTGGAGCGTAGAAGCCTTTACTTTGAGACGCTTGAAGCAAATGAGCTAATTCCATCTCATCTTGTTGACATCGTGAAGGCATGCCTTGACAACAATCCTCAAGACAGACCGAGCTCAAACGAAATGGCAGAAGTTTTGGAGAATCTTTTGGAAGAGAGCGTGGAGTACAAGAAAGTGATGGAGAAGATGAGAGGCTTCCAAATGTCTGACGAAATGGATGCACCACACCAACCTAGTACTGTGGCACAGAGGAAGGCTAGTAACCTGATGACAAGAGTAACA GGAGGGAATCCATTCTTGTTGGAGATGAAAATTGCACATGGTGGATTTAGACGGAAGACCATTGTTTGGAAAAATTTCATGTTCGAACTGGTTAATGGGCAATTTCTTAAGTATTACACCAAACTGAAT GACAAGAAACACCAAGTTTTGAAGCTGGAGCAAGTTACTCAAGTAGCAGCAGTGCGTGGGAAGCCGAAATTCCATTTTACTGTCAGCACTGAGCAAAAGGGGGAATACTATCTCAGAGCTGCGACAGAG GAGGAGAGGGACTGCTGGGTACAAGCTCTCTGTGATGGTGCAGGTCTTCATTCTGAACCACCTCCTGACACTCCTCCTCAGCCACCAGATGCATACGACTATGTGGATATGGCTTCAGTGAGGTCCCAGAAAAAAGCCTGGAAGGAGAAAAGAGATGAGTATCAAGGTCTTCAAACTCGAGACGCACCAGTTGAGCCTCAAGGTCCAGTCTACGATATTCCACAGCCTCCACGGACTGAGTATTCACAATTCAAACCTCGTATCAATGAGCCTACAGCCGAGGATCAGTATGAAGAGATCAATACTACCAGCAAGCTACGAAGCAGACCTGGCTCGACTGATTTGAGCGACTTCACTCCCGATCAACTCACCCTATTGGTCGATCTCCTGCAGCGAGTGGCTGATAATGGTCAGTATGGGGTTCCAATTCCAGTATCTCCTCGCAGGAGAGCTCAACCAGAGTTGGCAGATCTTTATGACGACACAGTTGTTGTTAAAGCACCAAGAAAAAAGGGTAATGTGTATGCCCACGCCGATTCTAACGATTTCTATGAGAGCATTGTCGACGATTACGATGAACCGGCTGTACCAGTGAAGCCTTTGCCTCCCCCAAAGCCAAGTACACTGAAGAAATCGAAACAGAAGCAAGGAAAACCGAGTGTTCTTGGCCTGCCATACACACCTTCTCCCAGTACGGGAGACACCAAAAGGAATACCATCC AGTCAATACTGAGTCAATCAGCGTCCAAAGGGAGTGCTGTCTCCAT GCTGGTACCTGATGAGGAGTGTGCCTATGATGTCATCGGAAGTCAAGGAGCACATCGCAGACCAAATTGGGCAAGAGCAA AAACAACTACAACTCCGGATGTTGAGGTGTCAAAGTTTCAAGACCTGAAAGCATTGTATATCCCTCGGAATCACCTTTACAACATGGACTTCATTGCAGAAG GTGAGTTTGGAGATGTTTTCTGTGGCAAGCTCCAGAACTTGACGGGAGAAATGATAGACGTGGCAGTGAAGAGCCTTAAAAGGTGTGAGGATGAGAAAGAGAGCAAAAACTTTGAGATGGAGATGGCCGCTTCTGCCGATCCTAGCATGAAGCACCCAAATATTGTACGCGTTTATGGAATTGTAAAAATAG AGAATTGGATCGTGATGGAATACATGCCTCTTGGAGACTTGAAGACATTTCTAATG AAAAACACTCGACCAGTGAGGAAGCTGGTCAAGTACATGCTGGATGTTGCATTGGGAATGCTTTTCCTCTCAGAGAAAGGACTAGTACACAGG GATTTGGCTGCTCGAAATGTTTTGATGGGAACTCCTGGTGAGATCTGCAAGGTGTCAGACTTTGGCCTTCTTCGTAGACTACCAGACGATGAGGAGTACTATGTACAGACAACGTATGCCAAGTGTCCTGTTCGTTGGATGGCTCCTGAAAGTTTAACTGACAAGAAATTCTCCTATGCTTCTGACGTGTGGAGCTACGGCATCTTCGCATGGGAGATCTTCAATCCACACGCTGTTCCTTTTGAGGAATACAGCAACATTCAAGTGGCCGCCAAAGTCTCTAGTACGCTCACACCTATAATCCCCAGCAACTGCCCTGAGGATATAGCCAGGTTGATGAAGTCCTGTTGGAGGAAAGAACCAGCTAAGAGGCCAAGTTTTTTGCTCCTGGTGAAAGCTCTAACCGAAATGAACTTTACGATTGGTTTAATTTAG
- the LOC135346973 gene encoding uncharacterized protein LOC135346973: protein METYKRAQSQELREIISEMSSGRLPLGTFLNPAPSCKLVPEGSSSGNYWIQNVGTGYASLEYCDMSRRCCNSTGGWMRVANLDMTDPTHHCPTGFRKITTPKRTCGRPGGGCSSTTYAVDGISYSRVCGKVKAYQSYSPEAFSPYYNNRARTIDDVYVDGVSLTHSQNPRKHIWTFANAVYEIYSNQNVCPCTKTDTRYTGVVPPFIGNDYFCDTGSRYAVTNQFYSEDPLWDGAGCGGTSTCCQFNNPPWFCKQLSQPTTDNIELRICSDQGWGNEDIAIEQIEIFVQ from the coding sequence ATGGAGACCTACAAAAGAGCCCAGTCCCAAGAGCTGCGTGAGATCATCTCAGAGATGAGCAGTGGTCGTCTGCCCCTCGGTACCTTCCTCAACCCGGCCCCGTCCTGTAAGCTCGTGCCCGAAGGCAGCTCCTCTGGAAACTACTGGATCCAGAATGTTGGTACTGGCTATGCTAGTCTGGAGTACTGTGACATGAGCAGGAGGTGCTGCAACAGTACTGGAGGGTGGATGAGAGTGGCCAACCTCGACATGACCGACCCTACTCACCACTGCCCCACTGGATTCAGGAAAATCACTACTCCCAAGAGGACCTGCGGACGACCCGGTGGCGGTTGTTCCTCCACGACTTACGCTGTCGATGGGATATCATATTCACGTGTGTGTGGAAAGGTTAAGGCTTATCAATCCTACTCTCCAGAAGCTTTCAGTCCATATTACAACAATCGAGCACGAACCATTGATGATGTGTACGTTGATGGAGTCAGTCTAACCCACAGTCAAAATCCACGCAAACACATCTGGACATTTGCTAATGCAGTATATGAGATTTATAGCAACCAAAACGTTTGCCCCTGTACGAAAACTGACACTCGTTACACTGGAGTTGTACCACCTTTTATTGGCAATGACTACTTCTGTGACACTGGTAGCCGATACGCTGTTACAAACCAGTTCTACAGCGAGGACCCACTATGGGATGGAGCTGGATGTGGTGGTACCAGCACCTGTTGTCAGTTCAATAATCCTCCGTGGTTTTGTAAGCAACTGTCTCAACCAACTACTGATAATATTGAGTTGAGGATTTGCTCTGATCAAGGATGGGGCAATGAAGACATTGCTATTGAGCAGATTGAAATATTTGTTCAATAA